A window of bacterium genomic DNA:
CCACACCAAGAAACCCGCGCGGAAGACGAAACCGAAAAAGGCAACCGCCAAGCCGCGCAAGCAGCGCGCGGAGGGTGTGGACCTCTTTGATCTCCTTCGGAGTGGGGAGCACGCGGAGGAGTTCATGCCGCTCTCCGGTGCGCCGCTCGCGCAGTGGGCGCGTGCGTACGCCGCGGAATGCGGGGCCACCCTCGACGCAACGGCGGCCCGTGCGCTCGCGACGGTCGTCGGTGGCGACCTCTGGCGCATGCGGAGCGAGATCGCGAAGCTCGCGATGATGGGCGGTGGCACCATCACCGCCGCACTCGTGCGCGAGCACGTCGCGCAGGGGACGGAGGACAACATCTTCGCGTTCGGTGACGCCCTCGGGCACGGCGACCGCCGCGCGGCTGCCATAGAGCTCCAACGACTTCTCGCTGCGAACGCAGACCCGCAGTACCTCGTCACGATGATCGCGCGCCAACTCCGCATGCTCATCATGGCGGCAGATCTCCTCGCACGCGGTACTCCAACCACCTCACTCGCCTCAGCGCTCGGATGCA
This region includes:
- the holA gene encoding DNA polymerase III subunit delta yields the protein MLVFLHGDDTFSSRARLRELRERFVREVDPSGMNLVLLDGAQVSADDVWSAVATQSFLVRERMVVVEDIGAAKSDAVRDAVMALLPKIPADVTVVFWEGCSHTKKPARKTKPKKATAKPRKQRAEGVDLFDLLRSGEHAEEFMPLSGAPLAQWARAYAAECGATLDATAARALATVVGGDLWRMRSEIAKLAMMGGGTITAALVREHVAQGTEDNIFAFGDALGHGDRRAAAIELQRLLAANADPQYLVTMIARQLRMLIMAADLLARGTPTTSLASALGCTPFVAQKIAEQARGQSPARLAKLYPLLLELDRTLKSSRAPRAALLELFCFDATA